The following coding sequences are from one Lolium rigidum isolate FL_2022 chromosome 6, APGP_CSIRO_Lrig_0.1, whole genome shotgun sequence window:
- the LOC124664068 gene encoding uncharacterized protein LOC124664068 translates to MDSRWRIEPAEEARHQEVMAGLGVHGAEWALWKVLEVSDVDAGQNRLLLLRDMVRGGPIPKLFPELEELDVDGRNAERTVSFTLLDAEGREKELSLRYLNSNKAYRVFGPEWRRFVKDSGMCKGDRVDLYACKRGDEDQRCLFLFTGKGGGGSGGSAWCTIKRARQPAATAAAVRDHKRRGKSRRAEREDHMLYVMDDGVHGGFQRDYGCCKSLERTRREDKAPLRLWIDSTKEEREAAKGLLMLRYAILAKYYR, encoded by the coding sequence ATGGATTCTCGCTGGCGCATCGAGCCGGCGGAGGAAGCGCGCCATCAGGAGGTGATGGCTGGCCTGGGCGTGCACGGCGCCGAGTGGGCGTTGTGGAAGGTGCTGGAGGTGTCCGACGTCGACGCGGGGCAGAACCGGCTGCTGCTCCTCAGGGATATGGTGCGCGGCGGGCCGATCCCCAAGCTCTTCCCGGAGCTGGAGGAGCTCGACGTTGACGGCCGCAACGCCGAGCGCACTGTGTCCTTCACCTTGCTCGATGCGGAGGGTCGGGAGAAGGAGTTGAGCCTCCGCTACCTCAACTCCAACAAGGCGTACCGGGTCTTTGGGCCCGAGTGGAGGCGGTTCGTGAAGGACAGCGGCATGTGCAAGGGCGACCGCGTCGACCTGTACGCGTGCAAGCGCGGGGACGAAGACCAGCGCTGCCTCTTCTTGTTCACGGGCAAGGGCGGCGGCGGTAGCGGCGGTAGCGCCTGGTGTACCATTAAGCGCGCCCGGCAGCCTGCTGCTACGGCCGCCGCCGTTCGGGATCACAAGAGGCGAGGAAAGAGCCGTCGTGCAGAAAGAGAAGATCATATGCTTTACGTGATGGACGACGGTGTCCACGGTGGTTTCCAGCGGGATTACGGCTGTTGCAAGTCCCTCGAGAGGACAAGGAGGGAAGACAAAGCACCTCTTCGATTGTGGATAGATTCCACTAAAGAGGAAAGAGAAGCTGCCAAGGGCCTCTTGATGTTGAGATATGCTATCTTGGCCAAGTATTATCGTTAG
- the LOC124664069 gene encoding uncharacterized protein LOC124664069, giving the protein MGNSLRCCLACMLPCGALDLVRIVHLSGRVDEYGRAVSAGEVLAAHPDHVLSRPCASTRQQGVPRIVIIVSPEAELERGEIYFLIPAASVPADAKKKTKRTSAGSAEEERRRHRQHVRSKSEGSAAADADVEGRLGLRSPETNRKEQHRRRMSTGSHAASWHPHLSRIAEDPSSIEL; this is encoded by the coding sequence ATGGGGAACAGCCTGAGATGCTGCCTGGCGTGCATGCTGCCCTGCGGCGCGCTGGACCTGGTACGGATCGTGCACCTGAGCGGCCGCGTCGACGAGTACGGCAGGGCCGTGTCCGCCGGCGAGGTCCTGGCGGCGCACCCGGACCACGTGCTCAGCAGGCCCTGCGCGTCTACGAGGCAGCAGGGGGTGCCGCGGATCGTGATCATCGTGTCGCCGGAGGCCGAGCTGGAGCGCGGCGAGATCTACTTCCTCATCCCGGCGGCATCCGTGCCTGCCGATgccaagaagaagacgaagaggacGAGTGCCGGCTCGGCTGAGGAGGAACGGAGACGACACCGGCAGCACGTCCGCAGCAAGTCGGAAGGCAGCGCGGCCGCGGACGCGGACGTCGAGGGTCGGTTGGGATTGAGGTCGCCGGAGACGAACAGGAAGGAGCAGCACCGCCGGCGCATGAGCACCGGTAGCCACGCCGCGTCGTGGCACCCGCACCTCTCACGCATCGCTGAGGACCCTTCATCGATCGAGCTCTAG